In a single window of the Leptospira sanjuanensis genome:
- the mnmA gene encoding tRNA 2-thiouridine(34) synthase MnmA — MSKGKIIVAMSGGVDSAVTAGLLMEEGYEVIGVNLRTWEYEAPACDTTKKSCCSPEDIRDARDVGLSLKIPFYVVKMEKVFQEKVIDRFIDDYQHGKTPNPCVECNTFVKFGALFEKAKALGIDKIATGHYARIARNGDRYAIANGIDVGKNQAYYLYGLSQENLKNVIFPLGEMTKPEVREIARRMGLPVAEKAESQEICFIPENDYRKFLEKKNVEFTPGFFKLRDGRIIGKHKGRENFTIGQRKGLGIAWRNPLYVIAIEDDGSVILGEENETYTGSFSVIDANYQGIAPIREGESLECRVQVRYRHIPIRCRITKVADDLVVHPLEDVRGVTPGQSAVFYPLDSDYLLLGGIIRKGSIQMQIREAVEPAVSAQG; from the coding sequence ATGAGCAAGGGTAAAATCATAGTGGCGATGAGCGGCGGGGTGGACAGCGCGGTGACCGCGGGTCTGCTCATGGAAGAAGGCTACGAAGTCATCGGCGTCAACTTGAGAACCTGGGAATACGAAGCCCCCGCCTGCGATACCACCAAAAAATCCTGTTGTTCTCCCGAAGATATCCGCGACGCGAGAGACGTGGGTCTTTCCCTCAAGATTCCTTTTTACGTCGTGAAGATGGAAAAGGTATTTCAGGAGAAGGTGATCGATCGTTTTATCGACGACTATCAACACGGGAAAACTCCGAACCCTTGCGTGGAATGCAATACCTTCGTAAAGTTCGGCGCGTTGTTTGAAAAAGCGAAAGCTCTCGGAATCGATAAGATCGCGACGGGCCACTATGCGCGCATCGCCAGGAACGGAGATCGTTACGCGATCGCGAACGGGATCGACGTCGGAAAAAATCAGGCTTATTATTTATACGGACTTTCTCAAGAGAATTTAAAAAACGTAATATTCCCTCTCGGTGAAATGACCAAACCGGAAGTGCGAGAGATCGCTAGAAGAATGGGACTTCCCGTCGCCGAAAAAGCGGAGTCGCAAGAAATCTGTTTTATTCCCGAAAACGATTACAGAAAGTTTTTGGAAAAGAAGAATGTCGAGTTCACTCCGGGTTTTTTCAAACTCAGGGACGGCCGAATCATCGGCAAACACAAGGGCCGCGAAAATTTCACGATCGGTCAGAGAAAAGGTCTCGGCATCGCTTGGAGAAATCCTCTCTACGTCATCGCGATCGAAGATGACGGTTCCGTAATATTAGGAGAAGAGAATGAAACCTATACGGGTTCCTTTTCCGTGATCGATGCGAACTACCAAGGAATCGCTCCTATCCGCGAAGGGGAATCTCTGGAATGCCGCGTTCAAGTCCGTTACAGACATATTCCGATCCGTTGCAGAATCACGAAAGTCGCGGACGATCTCGTGGTCCATCCTCTCGAAGACGTGCGCGGGGTGACCCCGGGACAATCGGCGGTGTTTTATCCTTTGGATTCCGACTACCTTCTGTTAGGCGGAATTATCCGTAAGGGAAGCATTCAAATGCAGATCCGGGAAGCCGTCGAACCGGCGGTTTCCGCACAAGGTTAA
- a CDS encoding LIC11086 family outer membrane transporter — protein MKHKILIFFLFILFAYALSLEAHHTGMGGSEQSSTRFVDPFTGKREKPANYVVITQDFYKQTNENNNIHTTTFYGEMNLKNGMFALNLSTPYTYYEQKDRSDAARIGKTYIGIKYLPLIDFQKNYFVVLSANVGFPSGPDTDRFTGGNYYSGIPGLTLGYLLGKFSFVGRISGIFPLSGSQPNNLQDNDGIAYWLRSPASAAPEETYLLKKTSLFSGYVTYLWKPGLSFFTGFLYRTPYEGVDLKRTDQGKVPAIFREVSVGFSANVSEKLNFNLSYRYPLYRGDDYRLYDYALTAAVSIEISESENANGSETKKGIEPKEQNDPNETSSSETNSDNKKATE, from the coding sequence ATGAAACATAAAATTCTAATATTTTTCCTCTTTATTCTTTTCGCTTATGCTCTTTCTCTCGAAGCGCATCATACGGGCATGGGAGGAAGCGAACAATCCTCCACCCGATTCGTGGATCCGTTTACCGGAAAGCGGGAAAAACCGGCGAACTACGTCGTAATCACGCAGGATTTTTATAAACAGACAAACGAAAACAACAACATCCACACGACCACGTTTTACGGAGAGATGAATCTGAAAAACGGAATGTTCGCTTTGAATCTCAGCACCCCTTACACTTACTACGAACAGAAGGATCGTTCGGACGCCGCGAGGATCGGAAAGACGTATATCGGAATCAAATATCTCCCATTGATCGACTTTCAAAAAAACTATTTCGTCGTATTAAGCGCCAACGTAGGTTTTCCTTCCGGTCCCGATACGGATCGTTTTACGGGTGGAAATTATTATTCCGGAATTCCGGGACTTACGCTCGGTTATCTTTTGGGTAAGTTCAGTTTTGTGGGAAGAATCAGCGGAATCTTTCCTCTTTCCGGATCGCAGCCGAACAATCTTCAGGACAACGACGGAATCGCGTATTGGCTCCGAAGTCCTGCGTCCGCCGCTCCGGAAGAAACCTACCTTTTAAAAAAGACGAGTCTCTTTTCCGGATACGTGACCTACCTTTGGAAGCCGGGTCTTTCGTTCTTTACGGGTTTCTTATATAGAACTCCGTACGAAGGAGTGGATTTAAAACGAACGGACCAAGGAAAAGTTCCGGCGATCTTTCGGGAAGTCAGCGTCGGTTTTTCGGCGAACGTTTCGGAAAAACTCAACTTCAACCTTTCGTATCGCTATCCCTTGTATCGGGGAGACGACTATCGTTTGTACGACTACGCTCTCACTGCCGCCGTTTCGATCGAAATCTCCGAATCGGAAAATGCGAATGGATCCGAGACAAAAAAAGGGATCGAACCGAAAGAACAAAACGATCCAAACGAAACTTCCTCTTCGGAAACGAATTCGGATAACAAAAAAGCGACGGAGTAA
- a CDS encoding pseudouridine synthase translates to MIDNPDLSPGSERDSETLQIAISKEESGTRLDHFLSKKFTYHSRTAWQKEISEGRILVSGKKVKPGVLIREGEIVVYQPVEKEEPPVRTDYTILFEDDWIVAVNKPGDLPVHPAGAYRKGNLLTLLNESGRFGTLFTIHRLDRETSGAVLFAKNSMVASSLSSLFSSGNIQKFYISKVYGNFPHRKTAYGVLKPDSTSKIRKKRAFAELPRNRNIFSEKKNVVLENSFSEPNEEICLTYFQKIESDRIGHSTAFDKTKRPLPNDGSTKPTHSFVLCRPVTGRMHQIRATLYGLGFPLWGDKLYGKDEDTFLDFIEGKNPDLITRLGMERQALHAYSVRFVHPITKKKLKIVAPLPEDFS, encoded by the coding sequence TTGATCGACAACCCGGATTTATCCCCAGGCTCGGAACGAGATTCCGAAACTCTACAGATCGCGATCTCCAAGGAAGAATCCGGAACGAGACTCGATCACTTTCTTTCCAAAAAATTCACGTATCATTCCAGAACGGCTTGGCAAAAGGAAATTTCCGAAGGAAGAATTTTGGTTTCCGGTAAGAAAGTAAAGCCGGGCGTATTGATCCGAGAAGGGGAGATTGTCGTTTATCAACCCGTGGAAAAAGAAGAACCTCCGGTTCGGACCGATTATACGATTTTGTTCGAAGATGATTGGATCGTAGCCGTGAACAAGCCGGGGGATTTACCCGTTCATCCCGCGGGAGCGTATCGAAAGGGAAACCTTCTGACTTTGTTGAACGAATCCGGCCGTTTCGGAACATTGTTCACGATTCATAGACTCGATCGGGAGACTTCGGGCGCGGTTTTATTCGCGAAGAATTCCATGGTCGCTTCCTCGCTTTCCTCTTTATTCAGTTCCGGGAATATTCAGAAATTCTATATTAGCAAAGTGTACGGGAATTTTCCCCACCGAAAAACCGCATACGGAGTTTTGAAACCGGATTCTACTTCAAAGATCAGAAAAAAACGCGCCTTTGCGGAACTTCCGCGGAATCGGAATATTTTTTCCGAAAAAAAGAATGTCGTTTTAGAAAATTCTTTCTCGGAGCCGAACGAGGAAATCTGTCTGACCTACTTTCAAAAAATTGAATCCGATCGGATCGGACATTCTACCGCGTTCGATAAAACGAAACGGCCGCTTCCAAACGACGGATCCACTAAACCGACCCATTCTTTCGTTTTGTGCAGACCGGTGACGGGGCGTATGCACCAAATCCGGGCGACTCTCTACGGTTTGGGATTTCCTCTTTGGGGTGATAAACTCTACGGAAAGGACGAAGATACGTTTTTGGATTTTATCGAAGGTAAAAATCCGGATCTGATTACGAGACTCGGAATGGAAAGGCAGGCATTGCACGCTTACTCGGTTCGATTCGTACATCCGATTACGAAAAAGAAACTAAAAATCGTAGCTCCTCTTCCGGAGGATTTTTCGTGA
- a CDS encoding adhesin OmpL37 family surface protein, with amino-acid sequence MVSRIQIILIAIILVSVELLWAVSPDQTNLGILIGENKINLKFINICVSNLTPILDEGAAAQDKTPPNSTKTEAASAPAATTAGKEELYKKLAGIPSYGSLKKANQFDFNGNMWYFQSNYSLSFKNLRSAQGEMKDLYQATHEQYLQNSRVILEFASPLIVRSNDKIAQHLLRLGFRDLKSSEDHFTTAYNSAPYQFRYKLLLHSEGIKIARRARRFALLAMIASKTPAEDKPEYQFVNLDDIRTAAEKENITDYERIRNTLINYIDNDLIQRKIVPPGEAKDKPIDVLEIHDDNYSIITSGRISLMDMSNDEIRTDDMVQKETLPPIPAKPAPTN; translated from the coding sequence ATGGTTTCCAGAATTCAAATAATACTGATCGCAATCATCCTCGTGTCCGTAGAACTGCTTTGGGCCGTTTCGCCGGATCAAACCAACCTCGGAATTTTAATTGGTGAGAATAAGATCAATCTTAAGTTCATCAACATCTGCGTGAGCAATCTAACTCCGATTCTGGATGAAGGCGCCGCGGCTCAGGATAAAACTCCGCCTAACAGTACGAAAACGGAAGCCGCTTCCGCACCCGCGGCAACTACGGCGGGAAAGGAAGAACTCTATAAAAAACTGGCCGGCATTCCTTCGTACGGAAGTCTAAAAAAGGCGAATCAGTTCGACTTCAACGGAAACATGTGGTATTTCCAGAGCAATTATAGTCTTTCTTTTAAGAACCTTCGAAGCGCTCAAGGGGAAATGAAGGATCTCTATCAGGCGACTCACGAACAATATCTTCAAAACTCAAGAGTGATTTTGGAATTCGCTTCTCCGTTGATCGTTCGCAGCAACGATAAGATCGCGCAGCATCTTTTAAGGCTCGGTTTCCGAGATCTCAAAAGTTCCGAGGATCATTTCACCACGGCTTACAATTCCGCTCCGTATCAGTTCCGTTATAAACTTCTTCTTCATAGCGAAGGGATCAAGATCGCGAGAAGGGCGAGACGATTCGCTCTCCTTGCGATGATCGCTTCCAAAACTCCGGCGGAGGATAAACCGGAATATCAATTCGTCAACCTCGACGATATCAGAACCGCCGCGGAAAAAGAAAACATCACCGATTACGAAAGGATCAGAAACACCCTGATCAACTACATAGACAACGATCTCATTCAAAGGAAGATCGTTCCTCCGGGAGAAGCGAAGGACAAACCGATCGATGTTTTGGAAATCCACGACGACAACTATTCGATCATCACTTCGGGAAGAATTTCACTGATGGATATGAGTAACGACGAAATTCGTACGGACGATATGGTGCAAAAGGAAACTCTTCCTCCGATTCCTGCAAAACCGGCTCCGACCAATTAA
- the nhaC gene encoding Na+/H+ antiporter NhaC has translation MTPGLFESLIPVIVLVMGLGYAGVVFGNGTVDGPAQMLLILSGTVASLLGIRLGVKWDVLEEHILESLKNVLKPVLILLLIGSLIGVWIWSGIVPSMIVWGLKILKPSFFLVIACLLSSVVSLITGSSWSTAGTVGVALMAIGTTLDVPPGAAAGAIVSGAYFGDKLSPFSETTNLASSIAGTPLFSHIQHMLYTTLPAFCIALVFFTWIGLGYSGSEGIDHKVNEVVSLLENSFRIHPLLLIPPVLTFVLIYFKIPAIPSILAGILSGVLSGIFLQHSDLSFQEVYKQVLNSASKGNASRTGNVLTDALLSRGGMASMLPTVWLIFSAMFFAGAMEGAGFIQKITKGILKFANTDRSLLTGTILTSVSANLLSSDQYLSILVPGKMFKKSYEEHGLDSKNLSRALEDSGTMTSALVPWNTCGSFMAAALGVPVVVFLPYAVLNLCSPIISLVCAWTGWTIRKS, from the coding sequence ATCACTCCCGGACTTTTTGAATCTTTGATCCCTGTCATCGTTCTTGTGATGGGACTCGGTTACGCGGGAGTCGTGTTCGGAAACGGAACCGTGGACGGACCGGCACAGATGCTTCTGATCTTATCGGGGACGGTCGCGAGTTTACTCGGAATCCGACTCGGAGTCAAATGGGACGTTTTGGAAGAACACATCCTCGAATCTTTGAAGAACGTTTTAAAGCCAGTGTTGATTCTTCTGCTTATCGGTTCTCTCATCGGAGTTTGGATCTGGTCGGGCATCGTTCCTTCGATGATCGTATGGGGTTTGAAAATTCTCAAGCCGTCCTTCTTTCTGGTCATCGCTTGTTTGTTGTCCTCCGTCGTTTCGCTGATTACGGGAAGTTCCTGGTCCACCGCGGGTACGGTCGGAGTCGCGCTTATGGCAATCGGAACCACACTCGATGTTCCGCCCGGCGCTGCCGCGGGCGCCATCGTATCGGGAGCGTATTTCGGAGATAAACTTTCTCCGTTTTCGGAAACGACCAACCTCGCTTCCTCGATCGCGGGAACTCCTTTATTCAGTCATATTCAACATATGTTATATACGACTTTGCCGGCTTTCTGTATCGCCCTCGTTTTTTTTACGTGGATCGGTTTGGGATATAGCGGATCGGAAGGAATCGATCATAAGGTGAACGAAGTCGTTTCTTTGCTCGAGAATTCCTTTCGAATTCATCCTTTGCTTTTGATTCCTCCCGTTCTAACCTTCGTTTTGATTTACTTTAAGATTCCGGCAATCCCGTCGATCCTTGCCGGAATTCTTTCGGGGGTTCTATCGGGAATTTTTCTACAACATTCGGATCTGAGTTTTCAGGAAGTCTACAAACAAGTTTTGAACTCCGCTTCGAAAGGGAACGCTTCCAGGACGGGGAACGTTCTGACCGACGCACTTCTTTCGAGAGGGGGGATGGCTTCGATGCTTCCGACCGTTTGGTTGATTTTTTCGGCGATGTTTTTTGCGGGAGCGATGGAGGGCGCCGGTTTTATCCAAAAGATTACGAAAGGAATATTAAAATTTGCGAATACGGATCGTTCTCTTCTGACGGGAACCATCCTTACGAGCGTTTCCGCAAATCTGCTTTCTTCGGATCAGTATCTTTCCATTTTAGTTCCCGGAAAGATGTTTAAAAAATCGTATGAAGAACACGGGCTGGATTCCAAAAACCTTTCGAGAGCGCTCGAGGATTCGGGAACGATGACGTCGGCCTTGGTTCCTTGGAACACATGCGGTTCTTTTATGGCCGCCGCGCTCGGAGTTCCGGTGGTTGTGTTTCTTCCTTACGCCGTTTTAAATCTTTGTAGTCCGATCATTTCGCTCGTTTGTGCTTGGACCGGATGGACAATTCGTAAATCCTAA
- a CDS encoding alpha-hydroxy-acid oxidizing protein translates to MSLSHKITGKTILIVGGGLLQVPIIQTARMMKLTTVVADMNGDAPGMKICDIPMVMSTKDIEGMVRESKKLATKIKIDGVITAGTDASMTVAAVANALDLPGIRYVDAEAASNKVKMRERLKKAGIPLPGFAPVWSLADTREALEFLKFPLVMKPADNMGARGVIKVENREELQAAFKHAKKYSPTGEMILEEYMPGPEVSVDALTWNGNFVITGIADRIIEREPFFIEMGHNMPSSLSPSVLKEVEDVMFRSMKALGITLGAGKGDIKVTPDGVKVGEIAARLSGGFMSAFTFPLSSGINLNRAAILIALGEEPDNLTPTVKRVSIERCLLAPRGKLLAIDGIEETRKIEGVNDLFFMNKIGDIIQEPTNNIEKTGHVIISADTLEKAEAVFETVKNTIRFTCDELYSVSEKEIQQNARIRFGKDICWVCKVCDGTDCASGVPGMGGLGRMLTFQDNVKALQEYSILPRYIREHTQGSTETHFLGKKIKTPLMAAPMTGAVTNMNGAMDEFTFAATLLEGCQTSGTLAWLGDGASPDKYLIMLEAVRKTKADAILICKPREDEGLLKERFQESENAGLFALGMDVDAVNFKTMTLRNISSVTRNVSKLGKIRSLTKLPFIVKGIMTPEDAQLAIDAGADCIVVSNHGGRVLDDMPGTARVLSGIRKAVGDKIPIAVDGGVRSGMDVFKMIALGADTVLVGRPMAIFAVGGGVAGIRFLISQYTEHLLQSMNVTGAETLRGIGMDLLFRKKNDEENSVSQ, encoded by the coding sequence TTGTCACTGAGTCATAAAATTACGGGAAAAACGATTCTCATCGTGGGCGGTGGACTTCTCCAGGTGCCCATCATCCAAACTGCGAGAATGATGAAACTCACGACGGTCGTAGCCGATATGAACGGCGACGCACCCGGTATGAAGATCTGCGACATTCCGATGGTGATGAGCACGAAGGACATCGAGGGAATGGTGCGCGAATCCAAAAAACTCGCGACCAAGATCAAGATCGACGGAGTGATCACCGCCGGAACGGACGCGAGTATGACGGTTGCCGCCGTCGCGAACGCGCTGGATCTTCCCGGAATTCGTTACGTTGACGCGGAAGCCGCTTCCAACAAAGTGAAGATGCGCGAACGTCTGAAAAAAGCGGGGATTCCTCTTCCCGGTTTCGCTCCCGTTTGGAGCCTTGCTGACACGCGAGAAGCATTAGAATTTTTGAAATTTCCCCTCGTCATGAAACCTGCGGACAACATGGGCGCGCGCGGAGTCATCAAGGTTGAAAACAGGGAAGAATTACAAGCGGCCTTTAAACACGCGAAAAAATATTCTCCCACGGGGGAAATGATCTTAGAAGAATACATGCCCGGTCCGGAAGTTTCCGTCGACGCGTTGACTTGGAACGGAAATTTCGTGATTACCGGAATCGCCGATCGAATCATCGAACGCGAACCGTTCTTTATCGAGATGGGACACAACATGCCTTCGAGTTTAAGTCCTTCCGTTTTAAAGGAAGTGGAAGACGTGATGTTTCGAAGCATGAAGGCGCTCGGAATCACTCTCGGCGCCGGTAAGGGCGATATCAAGGTCACTCCGGACGGAGTAAAAGTGGGCGAGATCGCGGCAAGGCTTTCCGGCGGTTTTATGTCCGCGTTTACGTTTCCCCTTTCCTCCGGGATCAACCTGAACCGAGCCGCAATTCTCATCGCACTCGGAGAAGAACCGGACAACTTAACTCCTACCGTAAAACGCGTTTCGATCGAACGTTGTCTGTTGGCTCCGAGAGGAAAACTTCTCGCGATCGACGGAATCGAAGAGACTCGCAAGATCGAAGGCGTCAACGATCTCTTCTTTATGAACAAGATCGGCGATATCATCCAGGAACCCACGAATAACATCGAAAAGACGGGCCACGTCATCATAAGCGCGGACACTCTCGAAAAGGCCGAAGCCGTTTTCGAAACAGTAAAAAATACGATCCGTTTTACCTGCGACGAGCTCTATTCCGTTTCCGAAAAAGAAATCCAACAAAACGCGAGAATCCGATTCGGGAAAGATATATGCTGGGTTTGTAAAGTATGCGACGGAACCGATTGCGCTTCCGGCGTTCCCGGTATGGGCGGTTTGGGAAGAATGCTTACCTTCCAAGACAACGTCAAGGCCTTACAGGAATATTCCATTCTTCCTAGATACATCCGCGAACATACGCAAGGCTCGACGGAAACTCACTTTTTAGGGAAAAAAATCAAAACTCCTTTGATGGCCGCGCCGATGACCGGCGCAGTCACCAACATGAACGGCGCCATGGACGAGTTCACGTTTGCGGCAACACTTCTCGAAGGTTGTCAAACTTCCGGCACCTTAGCATGGTTAGGCGACGGCGCCAGCCCGGACAAATATCTTATTATGCTCGAAGCGGTCCGTAAAACGAAGGCGGATGCGATTCTCATCTGCAAACCGAGAGAAGACGAAGGTCTTTTAAAGGAACGGTTTCAAGAATCCGAAAATGCGGGTTTGTTCGCGCTCGGAATGGACGTGGACGCGGTGAACTTCAAAACGATGACTTTAAGGAACATTTCTTCCGTAACCCGCAACGTCTCTAAACTCGGAAAGATCCGTTCTCTTACAAAACTTCCTTTTATCGTGAAGGGAATCATGACTCCGGAAGACGCGCAACTTGCGATCGACGCGGGTGCGGATTGTATCGTAGTTTCCAATCACGGCGGAAGGGTCTTGGACGATATGCCCGGAACCGCGAGGGTTCTATCGGGAATTCGCAAAGCTGTCGGAGATAAAATTCCGATCGCCGTGGACGGAGGAGTTCGAAGCGGGATGGACGTCTTCAAAATGATCGCTCTCGGCGCGGACACTGTTCTTGTGGGAAGGCCGATGGCGATTTTTGCGGTCGGAGGCGGAGTCGCAGGAATTCGATTTTTAATTTCGCAATATACCGAACATCTTTTGCAATCCATGAACGTGACCGGAGCGGAAACCCTTCGAGGCATCGGAATGGATCTTCTGTTCCGGAAAAAAAACGACGAAGAAAATTCGGTTTCACAATAA
- a CDS encoding PilZ domain-containing protein gives MDKIINDPEGIHKILQSLFTRLPVVILVDNRPLPVRVVGLKDAVRIVVTLPPGTPTEAHRKLFLVHNNHRFAALFTVEMHNPANGVELLLATAIQVTVAQRTEERIHVDASANGSQISLTNIINQGNLRKTLGFADKKIDEIVKKHAKQLRETYPHSSVFFSDRMDNRLRLMYNFDQAIYVLDRNSRGDGSAGFQFLPFPEYQKLIAVNKLDPGIISEISIMIRYKGYTPLGYVQILSDKELGTNDFNAANIAANAVSKEVIASGFFQESKEKCNVDNISMQGVGFFHPQSIFFSRSFTVGETILFDLNLSAENKGTFRAVIRNINNTDKMFRIGCEFFNLNEREENMIQTYVDSKEH, from the coding sequence ATGGATAAAATCATCAATGACCCGGAAGGAATTCACAAAATTCTTCAGTCTCTTTTTACCAGACTTCCGGTCGTGATCCTCGTTGACAATCGTCCTTTGCCAGTGCGGGTCGTCGGTCTCAAGGATGCGGTTCGCATCGTGGTCACTCTTCCGCCCGGAACTCCGACGGAAGCGCATCGAAAACTTTTTCTCGTTCACAACAATCACAGATTTGCGGCATTGTTCACGGTAGAGATGCACAATCCTGCCAACGGAGTCGAACTTCTTCTTGCTACCGCGATTCAAGTTACCGTCGCTCAAAGGACGGAAGAACGGATTCACGTGGACGCTAGCGCCAACGGTTCGCAGATCAGTCTTACCAACATCATCAATCAGGGGAATCTGAGAAAAACATTAGGATTTGCTGATAAAAAGATCGACGAGATCGTAAAAAAACACGCGAAACAACTCAGGGAAACGTATCCTCATTCCAGCGTTTTCTTTTCGGACCGCATGGATAACCGTCTCAGACTGATGTACAACTTCGATCAGGCGATCTACGTTCTGGATCGAAATTCCAGAGGAGACGGAAGCGCAGGGTTTCAGTTTCTTCCGTTTCCCGAATATCAAAAACTGATCGCTGTAAATAAACTCGATCCGGGAATCATCTCCGAAATTTCGATTATGATTCGGTACAAGGGTTATACCCCTCTCGGCTACGTTCAGATTCTTTCGGACAAGGAACTCGGCACGAACGACTTCAACGCGGCGAACATCGCGGCCAACGCGGTTTCGAAGGAAGTGATCGCTTCCGGTTTCTTTCAAGAATCCAAGGAAAAATGCAACGTGGACAACATCTCCATGCAAGGGGTCGGTTTTTTTCATCCGCAGTCGATTTTCTTTTCGAGAAGTTTTACCGTGGGAGAAACGATCCTGTTCGATCTGAATCTTTCCGCGGAAAACAAGGGGACGTTTCGAGCCGTTATCCGAAACATCAACAATACGGACAAGATGTTTCGCATCGGTTGCGAGTTCTTCAACTTGAACGAACGGGAAGAGAACATGATTCAGACCTACGTCGATTCCAAGGAACACTAA
- the lsa30 gene encoding laminin/fibronectin-binding adhesin Lsa30 codes for MTCDTAILFRILFLSVFFLFGCTFGSVGDSRKEEAKMLQRLLTLYGERPATFKANLYYTDDQQDSNIGNFDAVSGATTYSLQLQTGSKIIWDGIGIRVNPNPVPTVPGQTRTLDETSPEEHSTHSHTPYTVPLDLPVTSPYGQEYGTTSFNDTNLETITETILTGDVHTSAAPLISGIPSGYLASVKYKIQSMTLTFQMTAPVAKTIRLQTSSFTVELFPRCRFDVVPEKQGSFPVTWKMNGLFQDQSGTSILASISNPALTSPVDINPYQNANLYNLILANFQQQDRILYQTGCSLF; via the coding sequence ATGACCTGCGACACAGCGATCCTTTTTAGGATTCTTTTTTTATCCGTCTTCTTCCTATTCGGATGCACTTTCGGCTCCGTGGGAGATTCCAGAAAGGAAGAAGCGAAGATGCTGCAGAGACTGCTGACCTTGTATGGAGAAAGGCCTGCCACGTTCAAAGCGAATCTGTATTATACGGACGATCAGCAAGATTCGAATATCGGAAACTTTGACGCGGTTTCCGGAGCAACCACATACAGCCTTCAACTGCAAACGGGCTCTAAAATCATTTGGGACGGAATCGGGATTCGGGTAAATCCGAACCCCGTCCCCACAGTTCCCGGTCAAACAAGAACGTTAGACGAAACTTCTCCGGAAGAACATTCGACCCATTCCCACACTCCGTATACGGTTCCCCTGGATCTTCCGGTCACTTCTCCGTACGGACAGGAATACGGAACGACTTCGTTTAACGATACAAACTTGGAAACGATCACGGAGACGATTTTAACCGGGGACGTTCATACTTCCGCGGCTCCTTTGATTTCCGGAATTCCTTCGGGGTATTTGGCTTCGGTGAAATACAAGATTCAATCGATGACTCTTACGTTTCAGATGACGGCCCCCGTCGCAAAGACGATCCGGCTTCAAACGTCGTCCTTTACGGTGGAGCTGTTTCCTAGATGCAGATTCGACGTCGTCCCCGAAAAACAGGGAAGTTTTCCGGTCACCTGGAAAATGAACGGACTCTTTCAGGATCAAAGCGGAACGTCGATCTTGGCATCGATCTCAAACCCGGCGTTGACAAGTCCGGTCGATATCAATCCGTATCAAAACGCAAATCTCTACAATCTGATTCTTGCCAACTTTCAGCAGCAGGACCGGATTCTGTATCAAACGGGATGCAGTCTATTTTAA
- a CDS encoding M23 family metallopeptidase, which yields MNNKKTKGWALFSIALGILLLGFSWEESFLMPVEDAGVSSYHSDSFWFYPWGKSITHKGVDIFAKRGRTVFSSTNGIILYQGNIDMGGNVVLVLGPQWKLHYYAHLDKIETFSLSYVSKGAMIGTVGDSGNAAGKPTHLHYAIVTLFPYFWLADKGIEGWKKMFYLNPIPYLNKAGK from the coding sequence ATGAATAACAAAAAAACGAAAGGATGGGCCCTTTTTTCCATTGCGCTCGGGATTTTGCTTTTGGGTTTTTCTTGGGAGGAATCCTTCTTGATGCCCGTGGAAGACGCCGGTGTTTCGAGTTACCATTCCGATTCTTTTTGGTTTTACCCTTGGGGAAAGTCGATCACGCACAAAGGCGTTGATATCTTTGCGAAGCGCGGAAGAACGGTTTTTTCTTCCACAAACGGAATCATTCTCTATCAAGGAAATATCGATATGGGAGGCAATGTGGTTCTTGTGTTGGGACCGCAATGGAAACTTCATTACTACGCGCACTTGGATAAGATCGAAACATTCTCCCTTTCTTATGTAAGTAAAGGAGCTATGATCGGAACCGTCGGAGATTCAGGAAACGCGGCCGGAAAACCAACGCATCTCCATTATGCGATCGTAACTCTCTTCCCATATTTCTGGCTTGCAGACAAAGGAATCGAAGGTTGGAAAAAAATGTTTTATCTAAATCCCATACCTTATTTAAACAAAGCCGGCAAATAG